The following is a genomic window from Anopheles aquasalis chromosome 3, idAnoAquaMG_Q_19, whole genome shotgun sequence.
AAGAACGTACTCAAGAtagttcgagttcgagaggATCGGTCGTCCTTAGAAACGTGGCGCACGGTAGGGCACAGTCGCACACAGAGGCGCCACTTTGAAGAGAGTTTAGTGTGACAGTACAGAGCAACGTCGAAGGTAGGCTCGAGTTGCCAGAGTACAGACTGGAACAGCACAGCGAGCACAGCGAGTTACAGACAGAAAAGGACGACCGACGATAGACGACGAAAGGTTATCCAAGTGGGGCCAGCGTGGCCAGATTCATGGCCAGTGCTCCTGCCTCCTGGCGTTTACGGACGACCACCCGCCGCACCGCGCACAGCCGATGCCGTCGATTGTCCGGCCAGCATTAGGCTTCGTTGCTGCATcggaagcagcaccaacagctggCGCAACAACACCGATCCGTCGTCAGTTAGAGGACACTCGATGTTGCGATACGACATCGAAACCACGCCGGTACCCGCCGGACCGCCCGGTTCACCGTGTCACAGTCCGCAGTGTTTGGTGGTGAAGAGTCCTTGTTAGTGATGCGATGGCGCACGACGAAACACATCCAAACACTTTCACTTAAACTCGGTCATCGCTCGGTCACGAACGGAACTGGGAACACGCGCGATGATAAACGATATCACTGACTCAAAAGACGTCACTGCGATCACGATTGATTCGATTGGGTTGATCaactactctctctctctctctctctttctctttcacttcactacttctggcactgctgctgactatctccgttccaccgttccacACGTTCCTCCCAAAAAGCCGCTTTCACCGGAGGTTTCTTTTGATGTGGATGCGACCGAAGAAGGACAGAGATGAGAACAGGGACAGCAGGCGAGAGATGAGATGGTTTTTAGTCTTGAAGTAGTGGTGTTAGTGGTGGTAGAAGTAGTAACAGTTGGTAGAGTAGCGTAGAGTAGTAGCGGTGTacacaaaaacggaaaaagattGATACAAGAGTGAgtaacgagagagagaaacaaggTTCCCGGCGCGCAACAACCGCACTGCACGAGCCGTTGAAGGATAATGCCGCCCCGTTATGCTTATGCTAAAGGCtacatggtggtgctgccgccgAACCCATGCATAAACCGCATGGTCGTCGTTCGGGCGCGACGTCACCGGATGTTCATCCGAGCGGCGGATGAAGGAATCCTTTCGGGAGCGCATGAATCGGAAGTCCTTCGCGTGAGAATGAACTCCGCGAACGGAGACGGAACCGAACACGATACGACACATCGGTTCATCGGTTGATGGTTTCTGAAGCCCCACTAATGCTCCCCCGATTGAACTGTTGCCTTCATGCCTCGCCGATtggtgatcgatcgaagaaagaTCGAAAAGGAGGGAAACTTGTTGATCTTCCCATCGCGCCTTCGCGATCATCATTCATTCGACGGTGTAGACGGTTCCTCTTCGTGACTTTGGTCGGCACGAGGACCGACGAAAACGTGTTCGTccttcggttccggttcggttccgtccGGTTCGTCCTCGGGATCGCTTCGCCGGACCACCAAGGGTACGACCGCGGTCGGCGATCCCTTTAAAGTTGCAACAGTGAGCCCTAAGGTTCACAATCTTCGTTACAACAACCATGGAAGGGTGTTTGAAATTTGGTGCTTCCGCTCTCCGTGGTTCAAGATATCATTTGGTTTTAATCAGCTGAGCTAAAGAGCATAAATGTACAGCATAAAACAGTTGATCTACCCAGGCAACAAATTGACAGATTTGctgtttttcattcaaaaactAAGcacaaaaatcaaataaattatgttttttatgCTCAGAGTCCTACTAGCGCAAACTATATTTAAAAAACAGtctatttatgcaaaaaagaacacaaaagttcaaatcttttttttatcttgttACTATAAGATAAGGCTACACCTTTTCGTATGCTGATTAGTTTCTATAACTAAAAAAAGAGCTGAATGAGcatcataaagcataaagcaacCATAAGGCATAAAACGTTCttcaaaaataatattttagaACTGTTGTCGACCACCGAAAATCTTATCTTGATCATATTAAAAATCTGTATAGCTTATTCACAAGCACTATTCATGGTTTTCCATAGAATGAAAATGCCCTAGGCCACTCTTTAATATTACTAccttaaaatgattttaaaacaattttacaTTGCTCATTAACACATCAAACGATCACGACTTTCGCCAATAATTTCCCCGTTTGCCGCAGTTTCAACtgttttttggtaaaaaactTTGGTTGAAACTTTGTCGCTTGCTCCGTCTCGTTAGTCTCGTaacctcctccaccttcgcCAAGGGATGAGGGATGTCATTTCCATCTCGGCAGAACAGTAGACTGGGTCCGTCGGTGTCCTGTTGCTCTGTTTCGCTCCCAAAGGACACCCCTACCAACGAACCGGCGTTCGGAGCGAGCGTTCTGCGAGTTTTATGACGTTTTACTACCCACTACGCTGTGCCGttgatccctttttcctttacgACACTCGTCTTTTCTTACTCCTACTGTCTTCGAAGCAGCTTTCCGTGATGTAACAATCAAAACTCGGTCAAGGTTCCGCTCGGGTCACTggagtgtctctctctctctctctctctctctctctcggtctctgcGCCTCCAGCGCTTGGGATTTCCTCGATCTGATCCAAAAACTTTGCGGACTCTCGCCCCATCCGGATGCTAATCGATATTCTGGGGGTAAATGATAAGCCCACGAAGCGGCATCTCCACATGATATGCAGATACATTCCACAGCAAATGGGTTCTTGGAAGAACgaatggaaatcgaaaaaagaaaacagacaaATTGGTGTGCACGACACAGACATGCACTCGCAGGCACACCGATGCTTCAGTACTTGGTAAAACAATTGTTTCGAaaggattttccgtttttcctgtGCCAACCACAAGACCGCCAAGAGCCAGTTACCTCTCAgaacacccctccccccccctccccctgacCGGCAGCAGAAAGTGAATTTTATGCTAGTAACAAAAGCGCTCCTTCTGTTTCGTCTTCCGCCCCTGAAGAGGTTCTTTTCCGCgcgctctttctttcttttttccactctCCAACGGCTCGTTGAGTGGAGGAAAGCcggaatccgatccgattttaACGTTGGTaggattttccacgaaaagtAAACCGGTTCGCTCGCGTCGGCTATGTCGATGGGTGACTAATTGGCCCGCCACGTGCCATTGTGGAAGCCAGCCGGTTAGGACGGAAAGATGGTGGTTTGTTCTGCGCGgtaaaaaaatgttgtttttacGAGTGCCGTTACCATGGGGGCCGGCAGGAGatatcgttggttttttgtgggTGGAATGAAGGATAATGAAGATATCGCACCGCCCGCACACTGTTAATGCGCGTCTAGTGAAGGTTCTATTAGTGGTTTTATCAATGAAGAGACCTCCTGTGCTGATTGTTAAGAAGCATGGCAATTGCGCAATCGAAACTAgtattgtttttccatttttcgccatttttaaaGCCGTCGCCAGATCGTCGTCGCTCTGGTGAAGCTTACGAAACAGACAACCGGCGCCAGTACGCTGGTACGTGCTTGCAAAGATCCACAGTGCGAATGCGGACAGAAGATTACATCACTCTTCGCCTTCACGCGGTCTTTGGCCTTATGCAACCGTAACCTGTAGCGTGCGGTCACTAGAAACTCAATGAGAAGGGTAGCACACTGGTGGGTTACAATTTCTCCCGCAGTTTAAAGCACCATTTTATTGTATTTCGCCCACATTCACTGCAGCatcacacacagagactcTTACAGCTAATGACTGAGGTATACTTTTGTTTGATTCGCCGATGCGTGAAGCAGGAGTCGTTCAGTCTCTCGGTGCGTCTCGCGCATCCTTAATGCGATACCGTTTCAACGGCAGAGGACACGAAGGACGCCGCCTTTTTGTAGCATTCTGCCAGCATGTTAACGATTTCTTTCAGCGCTGACTGCTCGGCCTGCGGTTCTTCGGCGTAATCGGCTGTCTTGGCGTTCGACGACAAAGGTTTCACCACCTCTACCTCTTCGGCTGCTGCCAAAGGGACATCGTCGTTGGTTTTGGTCGGTTCCTGAGCTTCTGCGACCGTaggttcgtcctttttggcggCATTCTCGGCCTCTACTACGTTCTTCCTATCGGCTGCGGCGGGCACAACAGCTtcctcgtcttcttcttcctcctcgtcgtcagTGGCCGCTTCGCCAATAGCTAGCAGTTCTTGTTCTGGTGTTGTAGAATCATCCGCCTCAGCATTCGGTGCCGCTGTAACTTCTGGTACAGTCGGTGTTGCCGTCTGTGTGGGAGCGGCCACTTCGCTTCCCGTATGGATCCGCCTCGGTGAAGCCATCGACAGTGCGATCGTTGCCGACAGCAACAAAACGACAATCACGGATCGATGCATCTcactaggggggggggggggggggggggcaccagaacacaaaaagggaaatcaaGATCTGTGAGCACATTAATTCGTAAAAATCCATCCCACAACAACTTACCTGAGTATTAAACTTGCGACAACAACTTTCTGACGACTTTTGGGCGTGTGTGACTTCTCGCTGGAAGTCAATAACACGAAATGCTATGCACCCTCACCGGGTTCTATCGTTTTATATATCGTGGGCACTCTCGCGTGGCTTGTCACTTCACTCTAATCCACCTGTAGACCTGTGGCGACCGTTTGTGACCGGCAAACTTCGCAGACACGAACTACCGCTGTCCGCTGTCCGCTGGTCGAGTTGCGTACGAAGTCTTATCAGTCTTTAAGCGGGAATCGTCCCTTGGTTGAGCTCTCGGTACGTGCCTTCTTggtggaaaacatttcaaGCGTACCAAAACACTAGGTTCGCCGGTTAGCTAACCTCTTGGGGGTGATAAGCACATCACTGTTGCGGTTACAATGAATGTTCGGGGCGTGTTGTTAGAACCAACTCAACTGACTTCAGTTCTGCATTTATTGTTGAATTTTAATAACAAGAAACATATCAGAAAACATCTCATTGACCCTCGTTATCAAACAATTAAAAGGCAAACGAAGGCTCGACGcataaagccggcgatacatgaagcgtaaactcaagcgtaaatataaaa
Proteins encoded in this region:
- the LOC126578847 gene encoding submandibular gland secretory Glx-rich protein CA-like, which gives rise to MHRSVIVVLLLSATIALSMASPRRIHTGSEVAAPTQTATPTVPEVTAAPNAEADDSTTPEQELLAIGEAATDDEEEEEDEEAVVPAAADRKNVVEAENAAKKDEPTVAEAQEPTKTNDDVPLAAAEEVEVVKPLSSNAKTADYAEEPQAEQSALKEIVNMLAECYKKAASFVSSAVETVSH